The following nucleotide sequence is from Pristiophorus japonicus isolate sPriJap1 chromosome 12, sPriJap1.hap1, whole genome shotgun sequence.
TCTGGAACCATGTGGTTCCCAGCTAAGCTCAGGCCCTCCCCTTCACCCAGGGGAAGATGCAGCCAAATACTGAGCTGTATATTAGGGCTCTGAATAGTGCCAGCTCCCATTGGCAGCCAGTTGCTCCATTTCCACTGACGGGTGAATTAGACAAGCAAGAAACTGCAGCAACAATCCACACCTACATGGTTAAGGGCAAAATGTGCCCAGGTCAGAAATGCTACAAGCCCATTTGAGTCCCAGTCCACACAGCCAGATCCAAGATACGAGACCCAGTGGAATGATCCCACCCTGGAAAGGGTTTGGTTACTCCAGTACCAAGCGCTCCCACATCGGAGCATTGACAGGGACAGAAGATAACGACTTGCTGTTCTCTCGGGACATGGGAATAATTCCAGCTTAAACAGCAGCTGGGGGAACTTCACTTATGGACAACAGGAAATGGAACTATTTATATCACCGAGAGCAAGGGGCAGGGCATTTGAACACATGGTTATGGAAGACAGACAGTAGTAGTCCTACCTGAAGCCCCAGCACACAAGAGTGGTCAAACCAGGGCTGGAGCTCAAACTGGGTGGGAAGTCAAGTAAATAATGTGTCAACCCCATTAGGGATGGTCAATTGACCTCAAACTGGAATGGAGTCCTGGTGAAAGGGAGCCACTGGAATAACTTGGATTGGTGCAAGTTTGGTGATTGGTCTTTCAGGCCAGCTCCAATCACCTGGCACTCGACCTGCACCATGAATGCTGGGCAGTTACCATAGTCACCATGCATCCAGGGATACGTGTTTACCAGCCATTATGACACTAGTTACACCAActcagggaactgagggagggttGCTGAGTGTAAACAGCTCCGTATTCTACATGTGTGGGCAGGAGATGGACAGAGCGACCAATGAGCAACCAGGCACAAGATACATGTAATAACTGCTTTATTGTTATCATTTGACAACTAGTTGAATTGTGTTTCcttgtgtttcctgtacaggaaCAAGGCCATCAAAGCAGCAAAGATCAGAGAGACAGCTGTCAGTCAGGGCCACCATCAGGACCACCTCAGACTCCACACTtaaagagcaatgagaaaccaatggttactgaaggaaatagtgagggggaaatggaaactagcagtgggcccactcacTCCCTGGAGACCTCTCCTGCATCCGTTGCCCAACCTCATTAAGGGACTCAGTTGCCAGGTCGGTCACATCAGTGTCCAgaatgaccaggggtccaagtgaggcctcaccctcccactACAATTCAGCATCACTCTCTGTAATATCAAACATTACAGAtagagagggtaaagggggacctCCAGCATCTAGAGGATCAATGTCCTACCACCTTCAGGTACAAGGTCCCTCATTCCTCTGGAAGGAAAGCCCAACTCCCTCGTGGCACTGCAGTCGCCCAACTGACAACAGGCGCAGACGTCATTGTTCgatccttccaatggggcccagcTAAATAAGACAAGCAGTGTAACAATCAGGTTGGGCATCACTTCTCCACACAACacatccctgagggagagaggaggaacttacacattctgcagcttctggaaagtacaagctttgctcatggaatctctccGATCCACTGCAGCAACGTTCAGGTGACAGGTGAGGAAAATCTGGGGGACACATTCAACACCAGCCGTTATTCAGTGACCCCCTCCCAACATGGAGAACCCAATGGGCAGCTTCCTCTTACCAAGGAACGGTCATCACCAAAGAAGCGGAAGgcatccaggtcaaagtggagctTGTCCAACTCACACTCATCTCTTGGCAACACGAAGGTTGAGAAGGAATCCTCAGCTTTACTGTCCAGGAGGCAACTGAAGGAAGATTAAAACACGGACCATGGGGTGAATCAAGTGAAGCCATTGAGACAGGACCAGCTGGAGAAAGCAGAGAGCTCCTTACCCATTGTAGTCAATGATGCTGTAACTTGGGGTGGAGTCCTTGTCTGGGCTCAACGTAGCGACGCAGCGGtcaatgtagagcttcaggagcatgtggttggtcattgaaacagaggcctcaatgtgaatgaggtcGCCCAGGTAGTAGACAGTCGAAGTGCActctgtaagccagtcatctgaaggacaagaagacaagggttggagacagtggctgcaactcccagtgggtgacaggaaatcactccccatccacccaacacataccagccattaggcgcagaaataatgacagaagcccttctccagacttggtggagctgaacgggatccaggtgggcttgatcgggttactgctcacattgccccTCCTGGAAAGACAAGGGAGCCATTTTAGGATAGAGTCAGAGAACATGCGTTAGATCGAGTTTTCATTCACTCAATGGTTACCTATAATAGCGGCACTCAATGGGAACGACAGCTCCATTAATTCGCACAATGACAGATCCATGAGCCTTGGGGGTATGGTTCAGGTGGGTGGTGTAGACCaggaaatctccagccaagaaaaaaaaaacaggttcAGAAATTAAGAACATTGTACTCGGGTGTTTGGAAGGGAGAT
It contains:
- the LOC139276862 gene encoding zona pellucida sperm-binding protein 3-like, whose protein sequence is MDLFGTRHLIKADDLTLGTVGCRPTWIDSLNRTVLFEYGLHECGSSVKVTGDFLVYTTHLNHTPKAHGSVIVRINGAVVPIECRYYRRGNVSSNPIKPTWIPFSSTKSGEGLLSLFLRLMADDWLTECTSTVYYLGDLIHIEASVSMTNHMLLKLYIDRCVATLSPDKDSTPSYSIIDYNGCLLDSKAEDSFSTFVLPRDECELDKLHFDLDAFRFFGDDRSLIFLTCHLNVAAVDRRDSMSKACTFQKLQNVWAPLEGSNNDVCACCQLGDCSATRELGFPSRGMRDLLAADRKQIGFGHQLCHYQGMREDAVPGQHLDIQPPIPPGP